In a genomic window of Myxococcales bacterium:
- the hxsB gene encoding His-Xaa-Ser system radical SAM maturase HxsB — MKLAPLAELSTRHAAAFRFRAIGEQVLVTNQEGRWLLLTQPEFDAFTRGQLDEGGPLFARLKDANFLRDHYDVRAAADMVRARKRFVHHGPNLHMAVVTLRCNETCVYCHASRADMDAVHTDMTRAVAEQTVDFIFKTTSPFVTIEFQGGEPLVNFDVVQHLIEYALDKNRAAGKQLEFTMVSNLALMDDAKLEYLLGKRVQLCTSIDGPAPLHDKQRVLPMASSYGHASRWIKRINDAYAAAGLDPTLYHVEALLTTTRATLPLWKEVVDTYVALGCRALFLRPVDPFGFAARTGPKIEYPRHEFLAFYRQAVDYMIELHQGGVEILERYAAIFLTKILGGVDPNFLDVRWPAGAGLGALAYGYDGRIFTCDEGRMLDAMGDDAFAVGHVATSRYRDVVGHETIRAVTIASNLDATPDCVDCTYQPYCGVPPSHSYKTQGTIFGRMRESALCEVYKGIQDYLFEKLATGDAGVRQVLERWTTHRPREHFVQGSSGPAAG; from the coding sequence GTGAAGCTCGCGCCCCTGGCCGAGCTGTCGACCCGCCACGCCGCCGCGTTCCGGTTCCGCGCGATCGGCGAGCAGGTGCTCGTCACCAACCAGGAGGGCCGGTGGCTGCTCCTGACCCAGCCCGAGTTCGACGCGTTCACGCGCGGCCAGCTCGATGAGGGCGGCCCGCTGTTCGCCCGGCTCAAGGACGCCAACTTCCTGCGCGACCACTACGACGTCCGCGCCGCCGCCGACATGGTGCGCGCGCGCAAGCGGTTCGTGCACCACGGCCCCAACCTGCACATGGCGGTCGTGACGCTGCGCTGCAACGAGACCTGCGTCTACTGCCACGCGTCGCGCGCCGACATGGACGCGGTCCACACCGACATGACCCGCGCGGTCGCCGAGCAGACCGTCGACTTCATCTTCAAGACCACCAGCCCGTTCGTGACGATCGAGTTCCAGGGCGGCGAGCCGCTGGTCAACTTCGACGTCGTCCAGCACCTGATCGAGTACGCGCTCGACAAGAACCGCGCCGCCGGCAAGCAGCTCGAGTTCACGATGGTCTCGAACCTGGCGCTCATGGACGACGCCAAGCTCGAGTACCTGCTCGGCAAGCGCGTGCAGCTGTGCACCAGCATCGACGGGCCCGCGCCGCTGCACGACAAGCAGCGGGTGCTGCCGATGGCGTCGTCGTACGGCCACGCGTCGCGCTGGATCAAGCGCATCAACGACGCCTACGCCGCCGCCGGCCTCGACCCGACCCTCTACCACGTCGAGGCGCTGCTCACGACCACGCGCGCGACGCTGCCGCTGTGGAAGGAGGTCGTCGACACCTACGTGGCGCTGGGCTGCCGGGCCCTGTTCCTGCGCCCGGTCGATCCGTTCGGCTTCGCGGCCCGGACCGGCCCCAAGATCGAGTACCCGCGCCACGAGTTCCTGGCGTTCTACCGCCAGGCGGTCGACTACATGATCGAGCTGCACCAGGGCGGCGTCGAGATCCTCGAGCGCTACGCGGCGATCTTCCTGACCAAGATCCTGGGCGGGGTCGACCCCAACTTCCTCGACGTGCGCTGGCCGGCCGGGGCCGGGCTGGGCGCGCTGGCCTACGGCTACGACGGCCGGATCTTCACCTGCGACGAGGGCCGGATGCTCGACGCGATGGGCGACGACGCGTTCGCGGTCGGGCACGTCGCGACCTCGCGCTACCGCGACGTGGTCGGGCACGAGACCATCCGCGCGGTGACGATCGCGTCGAACCTCGACGCCACGCCCGACTGCGTCGACTGCACCTACCAGCCGTACTGCGGCGTGCCGCCCAGCCACAGCTACAAGACCCAGGGCACGATCTTCGGCCGGATGCGCGAGAGCGCGCTGTGCGAGGTCTACAAGGGCATCCAGGACTACCTGTTCGAGAAGCTGGCCACCGGCGACGCCGGCGTCCGC